From Orcinus orca chromosome 3, mOrcOrc1.1, whole genome shotgun sequence, a single genomic window includes:
- the LOC101289049 gene encoding Golgi phosphoprotein 3-like, whose product MTTHPLTNNNIKQRLIKKVQEAVLDKWVNDPHRMDKRLLALIYLAHTSDVLENAFAPLLDKQYDLATQRVRQLLDLDPEVECLKASTNEVLWAVVAAFTK is encoded by the coding sequence ATGACGACACATCCCCTCACCAACAACAACATTAAGCAGCGCCTCATCAAGAAGGTGCAGGAAGCCGTTCTCGACAAATGGGTGAACGACCCTCACCGCATGGACAAGCGCCTGCTGGCCCTCATCTACCTGGCCCACACCTCGGATGTCCTAGAGAACGCGTTCGCACCCCTCCTGGACAAGCAGTACGATTTAGCCACCCAGCGGGTGCGGCAGCTCCTGGACTTAGACCCTGAGGTGGAGTGTCTGAAGGCCAGCACCAACGAGGTGCTGTGGGCAGTGGTGGCCGCCTTTACCAAGTGA